Genomic DNA from Panulirus ornatus isolate Po-2019 chromosome 33, ASM3632096v1, whole genome shotgun sequence:
actgtgaacatcaacgatccatgaacaagtgtatagctatgcaagtgaacagtcCAGTTTTCTATTTGTTAGGCTAGGTTATCACTGTAACGATTCATCACCTAATGTTCAATCAAGTTCATACTGTAATAACCATACTACTCCACTCTGTAAACTTCCCTGTGTATCCGTCACCCTAGCAATCTAAATGTACTTTACCCATATGCTTGTCCGAAGGGTGGAAATACCCAGCTCACTCTAACCTTAAGCTTTTATATACAATTAGTCGACTAGTAACTATCATGACACGGTTTTGTAATACCTTAACTATGCATTTTCAAgagaatggctgcctaaattcaataaaccgccACCTGTCTATTTCTATTAACACTGCAGTCTCTTTTCAGATATTCTTCAAAGCTGTTAACTTTCCTTCAAACGGTGCGATCTAAACTCATATAACAGCCTATTGGACTTTCACATAAAGTATATGTATACTGCACACACACTTTCAATGgaatattttcaacttatgattATATGGTAAGCCTTCATTCCACATTAGCGCCCGTCCACAAATCACATACCTTTATTTCCTATCCTAGTGCTTGCATTTTTCCCTTAAATCCCATTGATCCTGATGTATGGTTTCCTGCGGTTATTGACCTTATATTTCTCTCGCTCGCAGAAATAATGATCTCATCTGTCCCGGTCCCTCGTACACATCTCGTATGACAGAAACCGTCTTGCCTTCCTCTCCTCGGCATCTCTCTACGTACCTAGTCCACTTTTCTGTCTACATTATAAATAGTCCAGAAACATTTCAGGTGTCTCAAAACTATATCGATTAAGTATGAATCAGTTCATGCCTATTGGACGACTTCAACGAGAAGGGTTTACATACAAAACTCATACTTACTTTATGTTCCTCATGCTTCAAAATAATATCTCATCTTCCAACAACACTGCTCTCACTGTTGCCTTCCTTATCCTTTGCTGCATCTGTGTCATCCATCATCACACCAAACTCATTTCGTCTTTACTACCACATCGTATGTTTCAGCCAAGATCTTCCGAACGCTCGACTTTGTGTTCCTACTgcatgtacaatttttttttttctttttgcgtttAAACTCATGTAATGCAAAAGAGTGTGCGGACACTTCAGATATTGCAAATCACATGCATCTCTGGTCTTCAACAGCAGTGGCTAGTGGAGTCAGTGAATACGAAGAATAAACACGTCAGGATGAAAGGTAGACTTAGGGAGGATGCGCCTTCGGCGGAACACCCTCAACACCAGAAGGTCTGGCGCCTTAGCAACACCAGAAAGAAATTTAGTTTCGCTAGTGACGGTAAGTGCAACTAACGAAATGCATGTAGAGGAAAACCTTATTTTGAAAGCAGTTCGTGCGTTATACTGGCTTCAAATCACAAGATGAATACTAGTATACAGTTATTCCTTAACTCTCTAAGATCATGTGGTTTGTATGTAACATTGCAACCTAATATTAGTGTGTACATTTCATCATCAGTTTATAAAAATATGTACAGTGAGTCTGCTGAATATGAAGTAATGAAACAAATTCTGACGCCTGAAATCTGCTGCTTGTAGTGAAATACGCCAGTATATGTAAGACGGCTTCAGTCATCAGCGTTAACATTTCTTGTTGACTGATGTCCCAAGGGTTGTATGTCCTGACAACTTGGATACTTCATATCACTACGGAAATACTTCAGATacatgaaaaatgatatatatatatattcttgtgtttCCAGCTTATGTTGTCATCGCGATCTGTCTATTGTGGAGGGTGGGGCCTGTGTTGGAGGTGAATGCTCAACCTCCTGCTGTCATACCAGCTCCTCAACCAGTCCCTCTGCAGTCTGATACTCCAGCAGCAAATGGGATGCAACAAATGCACCCACAGGCCTCCACTCCCTTCAAGATGAACGCAGTCTTAGTGTTTCCTCCTCCGTTCTTGTATCACATGACGtaccctcctccaccttatgCTCCGCCTCTGGGAGCCGCCGCTCCACCTGTAGCACCAAAGTTAGTCAAATGCACCTCGTTCATCACCAACCAGCGATTCTCTTAAAGTGGTTGAGGAAAGGACGGATATGATGGTGTACCTTAAGTCAATACGTTTTCTGTCAAAAAATGATTAGCTCTAAATTAGTTTTCTGTCGGAAAATTAGTTGCCCGGTGTTTCATCGGGTAATTAGTCCTAATTGGTTTTATCATAAAATGTTGTCATTGGTTTTCTATCAAAAAATAAGTTAAAATACATTTTCTGTCGGAATATTagttcacattcattttctatcGCGGGAATACTAGTTCTAATAGTTTTCTTTGGTCAGGAAATTAGTAATGACTTTTCTAACAGAAAAAATTGTAGGTTTAGAAAATTTGCTCTGAATGGGTCATATTCCGAAAATCTTCTATAAGATGATCTTAAAGCCATCAGCAATATACTAAGATATAGCATAAGATCGACAtagatttcttcatttttctttcctccatCTTCTAAACAAACACATAAAGTTTCTTGGAAGTGAAAATGACTGAATTCCTAACCAGTCATATTCTCTCCCTAACCAGTCAAGTCTCCCATCTGAAAACTATTAACTTGTCTCCTTCCTGAACAGTGGGGACCAGGCCACTTCAAGTATGGGAGTTAGATCCCAAAGTCAGAGTCACAAAACTGTGGAGAAGACGACCTTGGTAAAGGTGTTCACGGACGACTGGGACGACCTGGAGACCTGCCCCTCCTGGTGTAAAAGGAAAGACGGTTCCCTTCACTGTTGTCCGGATAAGAACCGTGAGTACTCTACTGAAGGAGAGGTCAGAATGGGGGCCCGTTGTGACGTCTGCTTCTTTACCTACACCACTAAGCTTTGGTGGAGCTCTTTCCCCTTTCATGTCTTCTCTTACAGCAAACAGTTGGCTCTTTACAAATGTCATGTTTCCCAATTCTTCTCAGCCTCGCATATCATGTTTCCTCTTCTCTACGTCTCCATGTCTTTAGGTCTTTTCATATTTAAGGGCTAGCCTTGCAGATGCCTCCGAACCCTTATCATTAAGGTTCCAGCAGCTTCCAAGCTGCACCGCATTCAGATGAAGAGAAATGATGGGACTTTCTTGGAAAAGTGAAGTTCCTCGTACGATGGTCTTTGTGACGGGAACTAGTCATGGTAAACTCAATTTCAACATAATATCAACTGTTTGGGCAGCCTCTGTTGAACCATGTTAATCCTGTATTTCAATGTTCTCAGACCATGCTGGATCCTGCCCGAAGCTAAGGGAGGTGTGTGTTCTCAAAGGTGACGAATACAAGCTGAATGTTCATTACTGCACCTCCGACAAATTCTGCCTCGACACCCACAAGTGCTGCTTCGACAGATGTGTCCAGGCCAGGATCTGCAGGCTTGCCGTCGAATAAGGCCACTAACCATATTGCCCAGgacctatacacacctgtcgtcaaataaggccactaaccatactgcccaggatctatacacacttgtcgtcaaataaggccattaaccatactgtccaggatctatacacacctgtcgtcaaataaggccactaaccatactgtccaggatctatacacacctgtcgtagaataaggccattaaccatactgcccaggatctat
This window encodes:
- the LOC139759538 gene encoding uncharacterized protein isoform X2, translated to MKQTVLQWLVESVNTKNKHVRMKGRLREDAPSAEHPQHQKVWRLSNTRKKFSFASDAYVVIAICLLWRVGPVLEVNAQPPAVIPAPQPVPLQSDTPAANGMQQMHPQASTPFKMNAVLVFPPPFLYHMTYPPPPYAPPLGAAAPPVAPNGDQATSSMGVRSQSQSHKTVEKTTLVKVFTDDWDDLETCPSWCKRKDGSLHCCPDKNHHAGSCPKLREVCVLKGDEYKLNVHYCTSDKFCLDTHKCCFDRCVQARICRLAVE
- the LOC139759538 gene encoding uncharacterized protein isoform X1, encoding MTVRSVCMESKVNTGTTGGWGGRGPITVQLSRPCQTRHTHRYQQWLVESVNTKNKHVRMKGRLREDAPSAEHPQHQKVWRLSNTRKKFSFASDAYVVIAICLLWRVGPVLEVNAQPPAVIPAPQPVPLQSDTPAANGMQQMHPQASTPFKMNAVLVFPPPFLYHMTYPPPPYAPPLGAAAPPVAPNGDQATSSMGVRSQSQSHKTVEKTTLVKVFTDDWDDLETCPSWCKRKDGSLHCCPDKNHHAGSCPKLREVCVLKGDEYKLNVHYCTSDKFCLDTHKCCFDRCVQARICRLAVE